The Halorussus gelatinilyticus genome contains the following window.
CCGCCGCCACGCGCGCCACCGACCACTCGCCGCCAGCGCCGAGAATCTTCGCGACCGGGAGACGGAGCGCGCCGACCATCAGCGCGACGAGGAACGTCAGCGTCACCTCGCGGTGGTTCGACAGCGCCCACTCCACGACGCGGGCGAAGGTGAGGATGCCGACCGCCGCGCCGGCGACGAACGAGGCTACCGCGACGGCGGGGCCGACGGCCGGTTCGAGCGGTCCGCCGCGGGCCACGCCGACGGCCTCGTCGATGAACGCGTGGAGGGTGTCGGACATAAAGATGTACTGGCCGAACAGGATGAGCAGGAACGACCCCGAGACGCCCGGCAGAATCATCGCGCAGATGGCTATCGCACCGACGACGAACAGTACTGGCGGCGAGTGGGGAATCACTGCGGCCGTCGATTCGCTCGCGAGCAGGAAGGCGACGACGAAACCGACGACGGCGGCGACCTTCTCGCCGCGGGTATCGAGTCGGACCTCACTCCAGAGGACGACCGCCGACGCGGCGATGAGACCGAAGAAGAACGCGAACAGGATGGCCGGCGAGGAGTCCGAGATTCGCGCGACCGCTCCGGTCACGCCGACGATAGCCGTCATGATACCCGCCCCGAGGACCAGCAGGAAGCCGATGTCCATCTCGCGGAGCATCGCAGCGACCCGCCCGCGGGCCTCGGAGTCGTAGACGCGGGGCAGGTCGGCCAGCACGTTAGGGTCGAAGGCGGCGATTGCGCCGACCAGTCGCTCGTAGATACCGGTTATCAGCGCGATGGTCCCGCCGGAGACGCCGGGCACGGCGTCGGCGGCACCCATGAAGAGGCCTTTCAGGTAGATGGAGAGCCACTCTCGCATTGAGACGGGAGTACGACGACGGGCGGGAAAACGGTTTGCTTTCTCTGAGAGGACACGCGGATAATCGCCACGCTCGTCGCGAACATCTATAGCGGTCTTTAGGAAACATTCTGTTGTGGTAGAGAAATAAGTACATTTCTCGGGCGATAGTGCAGGTACGGTCACGGCGCTGTGCGGTCTCGGTACTCCATCGTGCGGTCGCAGTTTGCTCGGTCCCGGTAGAAGCTGACGTCACCGAACGATTCGCTCCGTCCGTTGCGGGTCGAAAAATCAGCGGTAGCCGGGTCGTCGGAGGCGAAGAATCGAGTTCCGCACCGAAAATCAGACTGCGAGGGCGTTCGCGTCAGTCCCGACCTGCGACCACGAGCGCACCGGCCCACGCGCCGACCAGACCGGCACGCACCGGAGTCGTCTCTTCGCGCTCGGGGAGCGCCTCGTCGGGCGTCAACTGCGAGGCGTTCGACGAGTCGTTGCTGGTTCCGTTCCCGGCAGTCGAGTTACCGCTCGTGCCGTTCGCCGCGGTCTGGTTGCCCGCGGTCTCGTTCGCGGGCGGGGTCTCGTCGCCCGACGTGCCGTTCGGGGCCGTCTCGTTGCCCCCGGCCGTCGAGTTGTTCCGGTTCTGCTGGATAGAGACCGACTCCTTGGTCAGTTCGACCGTGGTGGTCTGGTTGCTCTCACCGATGACCTGCGCCTCGGTGATCTGCGCCGTGGCGTTGTGGTAGGTCAGGTTACCGCCCTCGAAGTTCCGGGGCGTGTAGAACTGGTACGGACCGGTGGCACGGACGCTGACGTTGGTGTAGCCCTGCTCCGGTCCCCAGTTGCTGTACCCGGTCGTGGAGTAGGGCAGCGTCATCGTGAACTGCCCGTCCGGCCCGGTTTTGGCCTGTTGGCGGTAGGCGAACGACGAGTTCTTGCCGACCGGCGAGAGGCGGACCGACGCCGTGACCGTGGTGTTCGCCGGGCCGGTGCCCGTCACCGTCGCGCCGGGGACCCGCTCGAAGGTCTTGACCCACGAGGGCGAGGTCTGGAACATCGCGTTAGGGTTGC
Protein-coding sequences here:
- a CDS encoding DUF368 domain-containing protein, which translates into the protein MREWLSIYLKGLFMGAADAVPGVSGGTIALITGIYERLVGAIAAFDPNVLADLPRVYDSEARGRVAAMLREMDIGFLLVLGAGIMTAIVGVTGAVARISDSSPAILFAFFFGLIAASAVVLWSEVRLDTRGEKVAAVVGFVVAFLLASESTAAVIPHSPPVLFVVGAIAICAMILPGVSGSFLLILFGQYIFMSDTLHAFIDEAVGVARGGPLEPAVGPAVAVASFVAGAAVGILTFARVVEWALSNHREVTLTFLVALMVGALRLPVAKILGAGGEWSVARVAAVLLAGVAGTAAVLLVDYYTDDLDYVEDEPTATPAPRND